ACGGGAGCGGACCGTCTCGACCGCATGGCCAGGAACGGGCTCCGATACGCACCCGGGGAAACTTCCTCGGGGCACAAGGTGATGCGCAGGTCGGTCCACGACGCGGACGTGTGCAGGGCGCTGGACCTGGAGCCCGGAGACGAGGCCGTCATCCGCATCCGCGTCTTCCGCCAGGACGGCCGGCCTACCTCGGTCGGGGTCTCCGTCTACCCGCCGCACACGGTGAGCGAGGTGCCCGAGCTGGCGGACGACGCCCGAATGACCCGGCAGTTCGACGCTCTGTACACCGAGCGGACCGGCCGCGAGGTAGTAAAGGGACAGCGCACCGCGCACGCTCGGCAGGCGTCACAAGACGAGTTGGATGCACTGGAGATTGACGCTCCTCCGCATACCGCAGTTGCCGTCCTAGTGACCACGGTCGTCTTCCATGACGATGAACACGCCCTGGGTTACTGGGAAGACGTGTACGCGCCCGGAGCGCATGTACCAATTTCCAGTTAACAGAAATCGCGTAAATCTAAACGCAAGGAATTTCGCTCCCTCTGTTTCAGCGGGATCACTCCTTGCAAGCAGGTTCCGCGTTTCTCTGGGTCGCTAAGCAGAGGATCCACATCGGCTTATGCGGTCGCCCAGTAAACCACCAAAGGCACAACGCCAGTAGAGAAAAGATCAACAGGCTCGATCCTCTGTCCACAGAGGGAGGACGGCAGGATGGGCCGCACAACGCAACAGGCCCCGCTTAGGGGCGGGGCCTGACGCTCCACTCCCGGGAGGCGACCCGGGGGCGGAGGAAGCACTACGACTCCCTGCAAGGAGGTGCGCTCCCTTGAGCGTACGACGCACGGCCCGCACAGCACCACATGGACAGGCTCCGACCCTGGTCACACCGGGGGTTGCCCAGTGATCCAGCACATGAACCTGGTGTTCCAGGCGGAGGGACTGAGTGTGGGTGAGGGCGCGTTCCTGATGGCGTGCTGCAACCACACCGACGCCAAGGGATACGTGATCGCGCACATGCAGCAGATCGCGGACGAGGCGCACATGTCCCTCAGGTCCGCGCGGGACCAGCGGGCCAAGCTGGAGAAGCGCCGGCTACTCAAGGCCGGGGAGCGCTTCAGCCCGAAGAACGGGGCGCAGCTCGCCAACCTGTTCCGGGTCAACCTGGACTTGCTGGCCAGCATGAAGCGTGCGCGCACCGACTATGGGCCGTCCCTCGTGGAGGAACTGACCTTCAACGAGGCGCCTGAGGAAAACCCCAGCTCAGACCCCCCGGCGAAATCTGCCGCCCCCCCGTCGCCCCCCCCGGCAGATCTCGCACCCCCCCCGGCAGATCTCGCACCCCCCCCGGCAGATCTCGCAGGGGCAGGGGGTGCGAAATCTGCCCCCCTTCTCCTTCCTTCCTCTTCTCCCTCTTCTCCCGCCGGGGTCCCGACAGCCACTGTTGTCACACCGGCCCCGGAGCCTCAGGGGGGAGAGAGAGAGGCGGCTGCGCCGGAGGTGTCGGGAGCTGATGTGGTCGTGGACGCCTACGTCCGGGCGCTGGGTCGTCCGCTGGTGAACGGTTCGCGGGAGCGGCTGCGGAGCCAGGCCGTGCAGCTGCTTGCGGCGGGCTACCCGCTGGCGTGGCTGGCAGCGCGGGCGGCGGAGATGCCGGCGAATGGCTGGTTGGACCTGGTGAAGCACGCGGAGGCGTCGCGGGTGCCGCTGCCGGGGCAGGCCGGTCCTGCGGGCGCTGATGGTGCGGGTGGCGCGACGCCGGAGCAGGTGGCGGCGCTGCGGGCGCAGGTCATGAAGGGGGCGATGATGTGAGCGGCTTCGAGGACCAGGACGAGCGGCAGGCGCGGGAGCTGGAGGCGGCCGAGGCGGTGCTGGGTGCGCTGCTGACGCCGGGAGATGCGGCGGATGCGGCGTTCATGGAGCTGGTGGAGGTGGTGGAGGCCGCCGACTTCCGCGAGCC
The genomic region above belongs to Streptomyces misionensis and contains:
- a CDS encoding GntR family transcriptional regulator gives rise to the protein MAYKSPGKGYADVANHFRALIKSGELAPGDALPSVAEIRDQFDVAAKTVSRALGVLKGEGLVTSRGSLGTVVAKSPLVITGADRLDRMARNGLRYAPGETSSGHKVMRRSVHDADVCRALDLEPGDEAVIRIRVFRQDGRPTSVGVSVYPPHTVSEVPELADDARMTRQFDALYTERTGREVVKGQRTAHARQASQDELDALEIDAPPHTAVAVLVTTVVFHDDEHALGYWEDVYAPGAHVPISS